In the Peptoclostridium acidaminophilum DSM 3953 genome, one interval contains:
- a CDS encoding THUMP domain-containing class I SAM-dependent RNA methyltransferase has translation MGKYEIIATAAFGLESVVADEIKALGYDKVTVENGKVTFTGDEAAICKCNLWLRCADRVYLKMGSFRATTFEQLFQQTKALPWSDIIPEDAEFPVADAKSVNSKLFSLSDIQAITKKATVESLKQTYNKEWFAETGAKYPIHVSILKDVVTVSIDTSGAGLHKRGYREGFGEAPIKETLAAGLIIISKWKSDIALIDPFCGSGTIPIEAAMIGANIAPGLSRSFASEKWDMIPDGMWKKLKKEAYEAIDHDAQMSIEGYDIDGRLVKSAMQNAENAGVDEHIHFQSRPMQELSSSKKYGKIICNPPYGERMSERESVLRLYEEMGKAFGKLDTWSYYVITSSEDFERSFGKKASKNRKLYNGRIKCYYYQYFGPRPPRKKSIETESNAESAE, from the coding sequence ATGGGAAAATATGAAATCATAGCCACGGCCGCATTCGGTCTCGAATCGGTAGTGGCCGACGAGATAAAAGCGCTAGGGTACGACAAAGTAACAGTAGAAAATGGCAAGGTCACCTTCACAGGAGACGAGGCGGCAATCTGCAAATGCAACCTCTGGCTCAGATGTGCAGACAGGGTGTACCTCAAGATGGGCAGCTTCAGGGCTACAACCTTCGAGCAGCTCTTCCAGCAGACTAAGGCGCTTCCCTGGTCGGACATAATACCAGAGGACGCCGAGTTTCCGGTGGCTGACGCCAAGTCAGTGAATTCGAAGCTCTTCAGCCTGTCAGACATACAGGCCATAACAAAGAAGGCGACCGTCGAGAGCCTCAAGCAGACCTACAACAAGGAATGGTTTGCCGAGACGGGAGCCAAGTATCCAATACACGTGTCAATACTCAAAGACGTCGTTACCGTGTCGATAGACACAAGCGGCGCGGGACTCCACAAGAGAGGCTACAGGGAAGGCTTTGGCGAGGCTCCAATAAAAGAGACGCTCGCTGCCGGACTTATAATAATAAGCAAGTGGAAGAGCGACATAGCCCTTATAGACCCTTTCTGCGGCTCCGGCACAATACCGATAGAGGCCGCCATGATAGGGGCGAACATAGCGCCCGGTCTTTCAAGAAGCTTCGCATCTGAAAAATGGGACATGATTCCGGACGGCATGTGGAAGAAGTTAAAAAAGGAAGCCTACGAAGCCATAGACCATGACGCACAGATGAGCATAGAAGGCTACGACATAGACGGCAGGCTCGTAAAAAGCGCCATGCAAAACGCGGAAAACGCAGGAGTGGACGAGCATATACACTTCCAATCGAGGCCAATGCAGGAGCTGAGCTCCTCCAAGAAGTACGGCAAGATAATATGCAACCCGCCTTACGGAGAAAGAATGAGCGAGAGGGAGAGCGTTCTGAGGCTCTATGAGGAAATGGGCAAGGCATTTGGAAAACTTGACACGTGGTCATACTACGTGATAACTTCGAGCGAGGATTTCGAAAGGAGCTTCGGCAAGAAGGCGAGCAAGAACAGGAAGCTCTATAACGGAAGAATAAAATGCTACTACTACCAGTATTTCGGGCCCAGGCCTCCAAGAAAGAAAAGCATTGAAACGGAAAGCAACGCTGAAAGCGCAGAATAG
- a CDS encoding MazG-like family protein, giving the protein MKRHLKFKTISLPKLDGLSPSLESTALKVAEEQGELARAIGKFRGISGEKVSMTQKEVLDEIAKELLDVAQTTISMCFVLEEEYGVDIDQKVEEHIQKLIDKGYIKSRDK; this is encoded by the coding sequence ATGAAAAGACACCTCAAATTCAAGACAATAAGCCTTCCAAAGCTTGACGGACTTTCGCCGTCGCTAGAGAGCACGGCGCTGAAGGTTGCCGAGGAGCAGGGCGAGCTGGCACGCGCCATAGGTAAATTCAGGGGCATCAGCGGCGAGAAGGTCAGCATGACACAAAAGGAAGTGCTCGACGAGATAGCAAAGGAGCTGCTCGATGTGGCTCAGACAACAATATCCATGTGCTTCGTGCTCGAGGAGGAGTACGGCGTGGACATAGACCAGAAGGTCGAGGAGCACATACAAAAGCTCATAGACAAGGGATATATCAAGTCGCGCGACAAATAG
- a CDS encoding helix-turn-helix domain-containing protein translates to MLNGNKIREFRLSLGYTAKDIEVLTQDQKYGTCISKSYLEELERGDKKNPSFQKVVVLASILGCKLDELITSYEH, encoded by the coding sequence ATGCTTAATGGGAATAAGATAAGGGAATTCAGACTTAGTCTCGGTTACACCGCAAAGGATATAGAGGTTCTGACGCAGGATCAAAAGTACGGAACTTGCATTTCCAAATCGTATCTCGAGGAGCTGGAAAGAGGAGACAAGAAAAACCCGAGCTTCCAAAAGGTAGTTGTGCTTGCCAGCATTCTGGGCTGCAAGCTTGACGAACTCATCACCTCTTATGAGCATTAA